In Pueribacillus theae, a genomic segment contains:
- a CDS encoding ABC transporter ATP-binding protein: MNKMPVVQLKNATKRIRGKNIVDNLTFDVLAGEVFGFLGPNGAGKTTTIRMMVGLIKLSQGDIMIKGHSIKKDFNKAIQNVGAIVENPDLYKYLTGYQNLKHYARMLPSVSKSRIDEIVETVGLKETIHDKVKTYSLGMRQRLGIAQALLHRPSLLILDEPTNGLDPAGIRELRDYLKKLSHEEGVAVFVSSHLLSEMELMCDWVGVLQNGKLVSIQSIQDFVHNSGGSRICVTVEPVQMEQAKRLIAALGKTASPTGDQGKLLIQMNKDQIPTVNKLLMDAGIQVYSIQMQEQTLEDKFLEITEDKK; this comes from the coding sequence ATGAATAAAATGCCAGTTGTTCAACTGAAAAATGCAACAAAAAGAATTAGAGGGAAAAATATTGTTGATAATCTTACTTTTGATGTTCTTGCCGGAGAGGTATTCGGCTTTTTAGGCCCTAATGGTGCAGGAAAAACAACCACTATCCGTATGATGGTAGGACTGATAAAACTTAGTCAAGGCGATATTATGATTAAGGGCCACAGCATCAAAAAAGACTTTAATAAGGCAATCCAAAATGTAGGAGCTATTGTTGAGAATCCTGATCTGTACAAGTATTTGACAGGGTATCAGAATTTGAAGCATTATGCCCGAATGCTTCCCAGCGTTTCCAAATCCCGCATTGATGAAATTGTAGAGACTGTGGGACTAAAGGAAACGATTCACGATAAAGTCAAAACCTATTCCCTTGGAATGCGTCAACGGTTAGGCATTGCGCAAGCTCTTTTACATCGTCCTTCGCTTCTGATTTTGGATGAACCGACGAACGGTCTTGACCCTGCGGGGATTCGCGAATTGCGTGATTATCTGAAAAAGCTTTCTCACGAGGAGGGCGTTGCCGTTTTTGTTTCAAGTCATTTGCTTTCCGAAATGGAATTGATGTGTGATTGGGTGGGTGTTCTGCAAAATGGAAAGCTGGTCAGCATTCAAAGTATACAGGATTTTGTCCATAATAGCGGGGGTTCTCGCATATGTGTCACCGTGGAACCAGTTCAAATGGAACAGGCGAAAAGATTGATCGCTGCTTTGGGCAAAACAGCTTCACCGACAGGAGATCAGGGGAAATTGTTGATTCAAATGAATAAAGACCAAATCCCAACAGTTAACAAGCTCTTAATGGATGCGGGCATTCAGGTATATAGCATCCAAATGCAGGAACAGACTTTGGAAGATAAATTTTTGGAGATAACGGAGGACAAGAAGTGA
- a CDS encoding RDD family protein — translation MNNIPIKNRLIELLVDYLIIIAYLVMLLIVNLGINFLIFKGIPEYTEIQAQLIATLTSVIPIILIFSYLDYFKKGSIGKRVSGLKLTYTNHRFSSSLLRNIIKFMPWQLGHVGVIHGVYSDFDLTAIIIANSGTFLGLVLLFMGLFRKDKRHLGDLIAGTKVKLQ, via the coding sequence ATGAACAATATCCCTATTAAAAATAGACTAATAGAATTGCTTGTTGATTATTTAATAATAATTGCATACTTGGTTATGTTATTAATTGTTAACTTGGGGATCAATTTTTTAATTTTTAAGGGAATTCCAGAATATACAGAAATACAAGCTCAACTAATAGCAACACTAACATCCGTGATACCAATCATCCTTATTTTTTCATACTTAGACTATTTCAAAAAAGGGTCTATTGGAAAAAGAGTATCTGGATTGAAATTGACTTACACAAATCACAGATTTAGCTCAAGTTTATTAAGAAATATTATAAAGTTTATGCCGTGGCAATTAGGACATGTAGGTGTTATCCATGGAGTATATAGTGATTTTGATCTGACTGCAATCATTATCGCAAATAGTGGAACCTTCCTTGGATTAGTCCTGTTGTTCATGGGATTATTTAGAAAAGATAAACGTCATTTAGGTGATTTAATAGCAGGTACAAAAGTAAAATTACAATGA
- a CDS encoding methylated-DNA--[protein]-cysteine S-methyltransferase, with translation MKNEQNQSVYYGKINHKGWPIFIAATDKGLCFVGSLNDGIDELKNWVDKNRSNAMLVENKENISPYVYQLEEYFDGKRKSFDVPLDLKGTLFQESVWKALQNIPYGETVSYADVADKIGNPKAVRAVGAANGANPVMIVVPCHRVVAKSGQLTGFRGGLEMKKALLALEKSNKMGD, from the coding sequence ATGAAAAATGAACAAAATCAATCCGTTTATTATGGAAAAATAAATCACAAAGGTTGGCCAATTTTTATTGCAGCAACTGATAAAGGTTTATGCTTTGTTGGTTCTTTAAATGATGGAATAGACGAGTTGAAAAATTGGGTAGATAAAAACAGATCTAACGCAATGCTTGTAGAAAATAAAGAGAACATTAGTCCATACGTTTACCAACTGGAGGAATATTTCGATGGGAAAAGAAAATCCTTTGATGTTCCTCTCGACTTGAAAGGTACACTTTTTCAAGAATCTGTATGGAAGGCATTGCAAAATATCCCCTATGGAGAAACCGTTTCTTACGCTGATGTTGCTGATAAAATTGGCAATCCGAAAGCTGTACGGGCGGTTGGTGCGGCTAATGGAGCTAATCCGGTAATGATTGTTGTTCCATGCCATCGAGTCGTTGCTAAAAGTGGCCAATTAACGGGATTTCGTGGTGGCTTAGAGATGAAAAAAGCGTTGCTTGCACTTGAAAAGTCGAATAAGATGGGGGATTAG
- a CDS encoding bifunctional transcriptional activator/DNA repair enzyme AdaA: MMMTKPTEEQKKAIIENDKRHDNQFFYAVKTTKIFCRPSCKSRVPNFDNVTIFRHAEDALEAGYRPCKRCKSGGSRLPDEEWIAHVEMYIKENYQKPLTLDYIADHCHGSSYHLHRVFKSIKGITPLEYLQQTRMNKAKEYLVQTDLPIKEIGGLVGIPNATRFSTLFKENNNQTPSHYRKNNKKKVLKDEK, from the coding sequence ATGATGATGACAAAACCAACAGAAGAACAAAAAAAGGCGATTATCGAAAATGATAAGCGTCATGATAATCAATTCTTTTATGCAGTAAAAACAACGAAAATATTTTGTAGGCCTTCTTGTAAATCAAGGGTACCAAATTTTGATAATGTCACTATTTTCAGGCACGCGGAAGATGCATTAGAAGCAGGATATAGACCATGTAAAAGGTGTAAATCAGGTGGTAGTCGTTTACCCGATGAGGAATGGATAGCACATGTTGAAATGTATATAAAAGAGAATTATCAAAAGCCTTTAACCTTAGATTATATAGCAGATCATTGTCATGGCAGTTCCTATCATCTGCATCGTGTTTTTAAAAGTATAAAAGGAATCACTCCGTTGGAATATTTACAACAGACTAGGATGAACAAGGCGAAAGAATATTTAGTTCAAACCGACCTGCCTATAAAAGAAATTGGTGGATTAGTTGGGATTCCTAATGCTACACGATTTTCAACTTTATTTAAAGAGAATAATAATCAGACTCCCAGTCATTACAGAAAAAATAATAAAAAGAAGGTGCTTAAAGATGAAAAATGA
- the purS gene encoding phosphoribosylformylglycinamidine synthase subunit PurS — protein MKATVYVTIKENVLDPKGSAVQGALHSLGFDEVSKVRIGKYLELDLDTNDRAAAEIRIKEMCELLLANTVIEDYRYELA, from the coding sequence ATGAAAGCTACTGTATATGTCACAATTAAAGAGAACGTGCTTGACCCGAAAGGGAGCGCTGTTCAAGGTGCACTTCATTCGCTGGGTTTCGATGAAGTCAGCAAGGTACGCATTGGCAAATACTTGGAACTGGATCTAGACACGAATGACCGTGCTGCAGCCGAAATTCGAATTAAAGAGATGTGCGAATTATTGCTTGCTAACACTGTTATCGAGGACTACAGATACGAATTGGCTTAA
- the purQ gene encoding phosphoribosylformylglycinamidine synthase subunit PurQ: MKFAVLVFPGSNCDKDMYNAVRDSIQQPADYIWHTATDLSAYDCILVPGGFSFGDYLRCGAIARFSPVMKALVEAVERGTYVLGVCNGFQILTEAGLLPGALLRNNTLKFRCHQTALIVENNNTPFTTAYSQNEEITIPIAHGEGNYYVDDATLEEMQANNQIIFRYKKGANPNGSTDDIAGVSNKRGNVIGMMPHPERAVHELLGSSDGRRMFYSILNTWREKHGEATVVR, encoded by the coding sequence ATGAAATTTGCCGTTCTTGTCTTTCCAGGATCGAATTGCGATAAAGACATGTACAATGCTGTGAGAGACAGCATCCAGCAACCGGCTGACTACATCTGGCATACGGCGACGGATTTATCCGCATATGATTGCATATTGGTGCCAGGTGGATTCTCATTTGGCGACTACTTGCGCTGTGGAGCAATTGCGCGTTTTTCGCCAGTCATGAAAGCGCTCGTTGAAGCTGTCGAGAGAGGCACTTATGTACTCGGCGTCTGCAACGGCTTCCAAATTTTGACCGAAGCCGGTTTGCTGCCCGGGGCTCTGCTGCGCAACAATACGTTAAAGTTTCGCTGCCACCAAACGGCATTGATCGTCGAAAACAACAACACCCCGTTTACAACGGCTTACTCTCAGAACGAGGAAATCACCATTCCGATCGCGCACGGCGAAGGCAATTATTATGTAGATGATGCAACGCTCGAAGAGATGCAGGCAAATAATCAAATTATTTTTCGCTACAAAAAAGGAGCTAATCCGAACGGATCGACCGACGATATCGCGGGTGTGAGCAACAAGCGAGGCAACGTCATAGGTATGATGCCGCATCCAGAGAGAGCAGTGCATGAATTGCTCGGCTCAAGTGACGGCAGAAGAATGTTCTATTCGATTTTAAACACATGGAGGGAAAAACATGGGGAAGCAACAGTTGTCCGATAA
- the purL gene encoding phosphoribosylformylglycinamidine synthase subunit PurL, translated as MGKQQLSDKEPTADQIAEQKIYKQMGVSDDEYEKICCFLGRKPNYVETGIFSVMWSEHCAYKNSKNLLKRFPTSGAKVLMGPGEGAGIVDIGDGLAAAFKIESHNHPSAIEPYEGAATGVGGIVRDIFSMGARPVALLNSLRFGTLTNSRAKYLFEHVISGIADYGNCIGIPTIGGEVMFDESYEGNPLVNVMCVGVIEHDKIQRGVAKGVGNPVYYVGPATGRDGIHGATFASEELTESSEAKRPAVQVGDPFMEKLVMEACLELIDTGIVLGIQDMGAAGLTCSSAEMASKAGNGMELYLDEVPQRETGMTPYEMMLSESQERMLFVINQKDEAQAMEIFERWGVICKKVGKVTDDGRLKLFHNGEIVGDMPITALVDECPIYNKPSKVPAYYETNASVDTLRYEEVKDLNGALAKVLASPTVANKEWVYNQYDYMVNTSTAVPPGSDAAVVAIRGTKKALAMTTDCNGRFVYLDPEVGGRIAVAEAARNIVCSGAEPLAITDNLNFGNPEKPEIFWQMEHAVEGMADACRVLETPVVGGNVSLYNETPKGAIYPTPVVGMVGLIQDIDYITTQGFKDEGDVIVLVGETKAEIGGSEFQYAVHGVTEGHPPQIDLALEKKLLSAILSAIREGLVKSAHDLSEGGLAVAVAESCMSGEVGASIDLEIGLRPDFALFSESQSRILLSTSPDKADKLLRLIASRDLKVQTIGKVEGKTLNIAVNGVRVIESQVRTLEAIWKDEIPCQMK; from the coding sequence ATGGGGAAGCAACAGTTGTCCGATAAAGAACCGACTGCAGACCAAATTGCGGAACAGAAAATTTATAAACAGATGGGCGTTTCGGACGACGAGTACGAGAAAATTTGTTGTTTTCTCGGGCGCAAGCCGAATTACGTAGAAACCGGCATTTTCTCTGTTATGTGGTCCGAGCATTGTGCCTATAAAAACTCCAAGAACCTGTTAAAACGGTTCCCAACCAGCGGAGCGAAAGTGCTTATGGGACCGGGTGAAGGCGCTGGCATCGTTGATATTGGCGATGGACTAGCAGCTGCCTTCAAAATCGAATCCCATAACCACCCTTCTGCCATTGAACCATACGAGGGCGCAGCAACGGGTGTCGGAGGCATTGTTCGGGACATTTTCTCGATGGGCGCACGTCCGGTGGCGCTGCTTAACTCTCTTAGATTCGGTACATTAACGAATAGTCGCGCAAAATATTTATTTGAACACGTCATTTCCGGTATTGCCGACTACGGCAACTGCATCGGCATCCCGACAATCGGCGGAGAAGTGATGTTCGATGAAAGCTATGAAGGCAATCCTCTCGTCAACGTAATGTGCGTCGGCGTCATCGAACATGATAAAATCCAGCGCGGTGTCGCCAAGGGCGTCGGAAACCCCGTTTACTACGTCGGTCCGGCGACGGGCAGAGACGGGATTCACGGCGCGACTTTTGCGTCTGAAGAATTGACGGAGTCGTCCGAAGCGAAGCGTCCGGCCGTGCAGGTTGGCGATCCTTTTATGGAGAAGCTCGTTATGGAAGCGTGCCTCGAGCTGATCGACACCGGCATTGTGCTCGGCATTCAAGATATGGGCGCAGCCGGTCTTACTTGCTCCTCGGCCGAAATGGCTTCCAAAGCAGGCAATGGCATGGAGTTATACCTCGACGAAGTACCGCAACGCGAAACGGGCATGACGCCATACGAAATGATGCTCTCTGAATCGCAGGAACGGATGCTGTTCGTTATCAATCAAAAGGATGAAGCGCAGGCGATGGAAATATTCGAACGTTGGGGTGTGATTTGCAAAAAGGTTGGAAAAGTGACGGACGACGGTCGATTGAAACTTTTCCATAATGGTGAAATAGTCGGCGACATGCCGATTACGGCGCTCGTAGACGAGTGTCCGATCTATAATAAGCCATCGAAAGTACCAGCCTATTACGAAACGAATGCTTCCGTCGATACACTGCGTTATGAGGAAGTAAAGGATTTGAATGGCGCATTGGCCAAAGTGCTGGCATCCCCGACTGTGGCAAATAAAGAGTGGGTTTACAATCAATATGACTATATGGTTAATACGTCCACCGCGGTTCCTCCTGGCTCCGACGCCGCTGTCGTGGCCATTCGCGGCACGAAAAAAGCGCTGGCGATGACGACAGATTGCAACGGACGTTTTGTGTACCTCGATCCAGAAGTTGGCGGACGAATTGCCGTTGCGGAAGCTGCGCGCAATATCGTTTGTTCCGGCGCTGAGCCGTTGGCAATTACGGATAACCTGAACTTCGGAAACCCGGAAAAACCGGAAATTTTTTGGCAAATGGAGCATGCAGTTGAAGGCATGGCGGATGCTTGCCGAGTTCTGGAAACGCCTGTTGTCGGTGGGAATGTATCGCTCTATAACGAAACGCCGAAGGGCGCAATCTATCCGACGCCGGTCGTCGGCATGGTCGGCCTCATCCAAGACATTGATTATATCACAACACAAGGATTTAAAGACGAGGGTGACGTAATTGTCCTTGTTGGCGAAACGAAGGCAGAGATTGGCGGGTCCGAGTTTCAATACGCGGTGCATGGCGTGACGGAAGGCCATCCGCCGCAGATAGATCTCGCACTCGAGAAGAAGTTGCTTAGTGCTATCCTTAGCGCCATCCGTGAAGGGCTTGTCAAATCGGCGCACGATTTGTCGGAAGGCGGCCTGGCCGTCGCAGTAGCGGAATCGTGCATGTCCGGCGAAGTCGGCGCATCGATCGACTTGGAAATTGGCCTGCGCCCAGACTTCGCATTGTTTAGCGAGAGCCAGTCGCGGATTCTACTTTCCACATCACCGGATAAGGCCGATAAGCTACTAAGGCTTATCGCGTCACGTGATTTAAAGGTACAAACGATCGGGAAAGTAGAAGGCAAAACGCTGAACATCGCCGTTAACGGTGTGAGAGTCATCGAGTCACAAGTTCGGACACTAGAAGCTATTTGGAAGGACGAAATTCCATGTCAGATGAAGTAA
- the purF gene encoding amidophosphoribosyltransferase, which produces MSDEVNWSGDYYNEGMNAKNSIFDKLGEECGVFGVWGHPDAAQLCYYGLHALQHRGQESAGICTNNQGEFHYSRGMGLVKEVFNESNLHDLTGHSAIGHVRYSTAGESKLANAQPLIFKYREGDLAIATNGNIVNALEIKSRLEKSGSIFQTSSDTEVLAHLISRSKHDDIVEAVKDALSQLVGAFAFLILTNDKLIAASDPNGIRPFTIAQLGSAYLFASETCAFDVVGATYLRDVLPGELLVLDRKNVMCKDSFAKPSRHAICAMEYVYFARPDSDINGINIHSARKRMGKKLAKESFISADIVTGVPDSSISAAIGFAEQTGIPYEIGLIKNRYIGRTFIQPSQELREQGVKMKLSAVRKVVEGKRVVLIDDSIVRGTTSLRIVNLLREAGATEVHVRISSPPFINPCFYGIDTPERKDLIAATLTLEEMCRKINADSLYFLSKTGMLESINFMPQGVNRGCCTACFDNSYPTKK; this is translated from the coding sequence ATGTCAGATGAAGTAAATTGGTCAGGAGATTATTATAACGAAGGCATGAACGCGAAGAACTCCATTTTCGATAAACTTGGCGAGGAGTGCGGCGTGTTCGGTGTCTGGGGCCATCCTGATGCTGCGCAGCTCTGCTACTATGGGTTGCATGCGCTTCAACACCGGGGACAGGAAAGCGCTGGCATCTGCACGAATAATCAAGGAGAATTTCATTATTCACGCGGTATGGGTCTCGTAAAGGAAGTGTTCAACGAGTCTAACCTTCACGATCTGACTGGTCATAGTGCTATCGGGCATGTGCGTTATTCAACGGCAGGCGAAAGCAAGCTGGCCAATGCGCAGCCGCTCATATTCAAATACCGCGAAGGCGACCTTGCGATTGCAACAAACGGTAATATTGTCAACGCCTTGGAAATCAAATCAAGACTTGAAAAATCTGGCTCCATCTTCCAAACGTCATCTGACACGGAGGTGCTGGCCCACCTGATTTCCCGTTCTAAGCACGATGATATTGTTGAAGCTGTCAAGGACGCACTGTCCCAGCTCGTCGGAGCATTTGCGTTCCTCATACTGACAAACGACAAACTGATCGCCGCAAGCGATCCGAACGGCATTCGGCCGTTTACGATTGCACAGCTAGGAAGTGCGTACTTATTCGCATCGGAAACTTGTGCGTTCGATGTGGTCGGCGCCACCTACTTACGCGATGTTCTGCCGGGCGAGTTGCTTGTGCTTGATCGCAAAAACGTTATGTGCAAAGACAGCTTCGCAAAGCCATCACGCCATGCGATATGCGCGATGGAATATGTGTATTTTGCCCGTCCAGATTCGGATATTAATGGTATTAACATTCACTCGGCGCGTAAGCGAATGGGCAAAAAACTTGCAAAAGAATCGTTTATTTCTGCCGATATCGTTACGGGCGTGCCGGATTCGTCGATCTCAGCGGCAATCGGGTTTGCAGAACAGACCGGAATTCCTTACGAGATTGGCCTGATTAAAAACCGTTATATCGGCCGGACTTTTATCCAGCCTAGCCAAGAGTTACGAGAACAAGGAGTCAAAATGAAGCTTAGCGCGGTCCGCAAAGTTGTGGAAGGCAAACGAGTCGTCTTGATTGACGACTCCATCGTACGTGGTACGACGTCGCTACGGATCGTTAACCTTCTACGCGAGGCAGGCGCTACGGAGGTGCACGTGCGCATTTCGTCGCCGCCTTTTATAAACCCGTGCTTTTACGGCATTGACACGCCGGAGCGAAAAGATCTGATTGCCGCGACACTTACGCTTGAAGAAATGTGCAGAAAGATAAATGCGGACTCGTTATATTTTCTAAGCAAAACAGGTATGCTCGAATCTATAAATTTCATGCCACAGGGGGTCAACAGGGGCTGCTGTACAGCTTGTTTCGACAATTCGTATCCAACTAAAAAATAA
- a CDS encoding anthranilate synthase component I: MSILSSFISSPHQQVYITKGNIKVTRNLEQIDFSTAKQAILEELDYRKGALFSSGYEYPGRYSRWDIGFKNPILELKANRNRFCIVSNNTRGDVLLKSIFSSLKQTADVENVRYDENDENGISGNISINLETFNEDERTKQSSIFSVIRAIKELFYSPDDSFLGLYGAFGYDLVFQFEPMELKHKRDSSESDAILYLPDEIIIVDHHMNSAYQFSYEFSCDGEKTNGLERSGEFRQPRLNGKLPSECYTQGSYANLVREAIKSFKVGDLFEVVPSHTLFETCSSLPSKVFSRLQDINPSPYGFMINLGDEFLIGSSPEMYVRVEGKRVETCPISGTIKRGKNAIEDSDRIRDLLNSAKDESELTMCTDVDRNDKSRVCEPGSVTVIGRRQIELYSHLIHTVDHVEGVLRPEFDALDAFMSHMWAVTVTGAPKRAAIQWIEHHETSPRNWYGGAVGYFTFKGDLNTGLTLRTIRIKDGVAQIRVGATLLYDSVPDEEEQETLTKAAALVQAVRESNTTERVKPKSIESNVGQGKNILLVDHEDSFVHTLSNYIKQTGANVITLRAPYAREVLKEKTFDMVVLSPGPGRPSQFALNETIALCLEKQTPIFGVCLGLQGIVEYFGGTLGILDYPQHGKISLVKTNGISPIWDGLPQEFQVGRYHSLYAKELPSCLNVIAASEDGIAVGIEHKSLPITAVQFHPESIATMREEVGFKLIKNTISQLNSICC; the protein is encoded by the coding sequence ATGAGTATTTTGTCATCGTTTATTTCTTCTCCCCACCAACAAGTCTACATTACCAAAGGAAACATCAAGGTAACCCGCAATTTGGAACAAATTGATTTTTCAACGGCAAAGCAAGCTATTTTGGAAGAATTAGATTATAGAAAAGGTGCATTGTTTTCCAGCGGTTATGAATATCCCGGGCGTTATTCGCGTTGGGACATTGGTTTTAAGAACCCTATATTAGAACTGAAAGCGAATCGTAATCGTTTCTGTATTGTTTCCAATAATACCAGAGGAGACGTTTTATTAAAATCTATCTTCTCTAGTTTGAAGCAGACCGCCGACGTTGAAAATGTCAGGTATGATGAAAATGATGAAAACGGCATTTCTGGAAACATAAGCATCAATCTAGAGACTTTCAATGAAGATGAAAGAACGAAACAGTCTTCCATTTTTTCTGTCATCCGTGCAATTAAGGAGCTTTTTTATTCCCCTGACGATAGCTTTCTTGGTTTGTATGGCGCGTTCGGATATGATCTCGTATTTCAATTTGAACCTATGGAGCTAAAGCACAAAAGAGACAGCAGTGAATCGGATGCGATCCTTTATCTTCCCGACGAAATCATTATCGTTGATCATCATATGAATTCCGCTTATCAATTTTCTTATGAGTTTAGTTGCGATGGCGAGAAAACGAATGGATTGGAAAGAAGCGGAGAGTTTCGGCAGCCGAGGTTAAATGGGAAATTGCCTTCAGAATGTTATACCCAAGGCAGTTACGCAAATTTGGTACGTGAAGCAATTAAATCTTTCAAAGTAGGGGATTTATTTGAAGTTGTTCCATCTCATACGCTCTTTGAAACGTGCTCCAGTCTCCCATCAAAAGTATTTTCCCGGCTGCAGGACATCAATCCCAGTCCTTACGGGTTCATGATTAATTTAGGAGACGAATTTTTGATTGGCTCTTCCCCCGAAATGTACGTCAGAGTGGAGGGAAAAAGAGTAGAAACCTGTCCGATATCGGGTACGATAAAACGCGGGAAAAATGCGATTGAAGACTCAGATCGAATTAGAGATCTATTAAATTCAGCGAAAGATGAATCCGAGCTGACGATGTGTACCGATGTGGATCGCAACGATAAATCGCGTGTTTGCGAACCTGGTTCTGTTACTGTAATCGGACGGAGACAAATTGAATTATACTCCCACCTCATTCATACCGTCGATCACGTGGAGGGGGTTTTGCGCCCTGAATTTGACGCATTGGATGCGTTTATGTCTCACATGTGGGCAGTAACAGTCACAGGTGCACCTAAGCGCGCTGCTATTCAATGGATTGAACATCATGAAACTTCCCCTCGAAACTGGTACGGGGGAGCCGTGGGCTATTTCACCTTTAAAGGGGATTTGAATACTGGGTTGACGTTACGAACCATCAGAATTAAAGATGGTGTTGCACAAATCCGCGTTGGCGCTACACTGCTTTATGATTCTGTGCCGGATGAAGAAGAACAGGAGACTCTCACCAAAGCAGCGGCTCTTGTTCAAGCTGTGCGCGAATCCAATACGACGGAAAGGGTAAAACCCAAATCGATTGAATCCAATGTAGGACAGGGCAAAAATATTTTGCTTGTTGATCATGAAGATTCATTTGTCCATACGTTATCAAATTATATTAAGCAGACAGGGGCGAACGTCATTACCCTGCGCGCACCCTATGCACGAGAAGTTTTGAAAGAAAAAACGTTTGATATGGTTGTGCTGTCTCCGGGACCTGGACGACCATCGCAATTTGCATTAAATGAGACCATTGCGCTTTGTCTTGAGAAGCAAACACCTATTTTTGGCGTTTGTTTGGGACTGCAAGGAATTGTTGAGTATTTTGGGGGAACCTTGGGTATTTTAGATTACCCACAGCATGGCAAAATCTCTTTAGTAAAAACCAATGGGATAAGCCCAATTTGGGATGGATTGCCCCAAGAATTCCAAGTCGGGCGATACCATTCTTTATATGCGAAAGAACTGCCGAGTTGTTTGAATGTTATTGCAGCTTCAGAAGATGGGATTGCTGTGGGAATCGAGCATAAATCATTGCCAATTACCGCGGTACAATTTCATCCTGAATCCATTGCCACCATGCGCGAAGAAGTAGGTTTTAAATTAATAAAAAACACTATCTCTCAGCTCAACAGCATATGTTGCTGA
- the lysA gene encoding diaminopimelate decarboxylase, with the protein MQLHGTSTIDHNGHLSIGGVDTVQLAKRYGTPLFVYDVALIRQKANEFKKAFDQHGIGYQIAYASKAFSCIAMIQLAEEEGLSLDVVSGGELHTALVAGFPPERIHFHGNNKSLAEIEMGMKAGIGCFVVDNFYEIKLLEETAKKHGKIVPVLIRTTPGIEAHTHDYILTGQEDSKFGFDLKSGQAEKAINQLLHHPNFRLLGLHCHIGSQIFETTGFIMATKKLFVFIERLKAQLGYTPDVLNVGGGFGIRYTEEDNPIPLSHYVNDIIHTVKEEVHRIGCEMPEIWIEPGRSLVGDAGTTLYTIGSEKTIPSIRQYLAVDGGMTDNLRPALYQAKYEGILANRANEKNSSLFSIAGKACESGDMLIWDLPLPEPNHGDLLAVFSTGAYGYAMSNNYNRIPRPAVVFVENGESQLVIKRETYEDLLSHDLPIKNALTNS; encoded by the coding sequence ATGCAACTACACGGTACAAGCACGATTGATCATAATGGCCATCTTTCCATAGGTGGCGTGGACACCGTACAACTTGCCAAACGATATGGCACACCTTTATTTGTTTACGATGTAGCACTCATTCGCCAGAAGGCGAACGAATTTAAAAAGGCTTTCGACCAACATGGCATCGGTTATCAAATCGCTTATGCAAGTAAAGCATTTTCTTGCATTGCGATGATCCAGCTCGCCGAAGAAGAAGGCCTTAGTTTAGATGTCGTCTCGGGCGGTGAATTGCATACAGCACTTGTTGCCGGATTTCCGCCTGAACGCATTCATTTTCACGGAAACAATAAAAGTCTGGCCGAAATTGAAATGGGAATGAAAGCTGGTATAGGCTGCTTTGTTGTCGATAATTTTTATGAAATCAAACTACTCGAAGAAACGGCAAAAAAACACGGAAAAATAGTCCCTGTCCTTATTCGGACGACACCAGGCATTGAAGCCCACACCCATGATTATATATTGACAGGGCAAGAGGATTCAAAATTCGGATTTGATCTAAAAAGCGGACAAGCAGAAAAAGCGATAAATCAACTGCTTCATCACCCGAATTTTCGTTTGCTTGGCCTCCATTGCCACATCGGTTCGCAAATTTTTGAAACGACTGGTTTTATTATGGCAACGAAAAAATTGTTTGTTTTCATTGAAAGATTAAAAGCCCAGTTAGGTTATACACCTGATGTTTTGAATGTAGGCGGTGGGTTTGGCATTCGTTATACGGAAGAAGATAACCCCATCCCTTTGTCTCATTATGTAAATGACATTATTCATACAGTAAAAGAGGAAGTGCATCGAATAGGCTGTGAAATGCCTGAAATATGGATTGAACCGGGCCGCTCTCTAGTTGGGGATGCCGGAACAACGCTATATACGATTGGATCTGAAAAAACGATTCCGTCGATACGCCAATATTTAGCTGTTGACGGTGGAATGACGGATAATTTAAGGCCCGCATTGTATCAGGCAAAATATGAAGGAATCCTCGCAAACCGGGCGAACGAAAAAAACAGCAGCCTTTTCTCTATTGCGGGGAAAGCATGCGAATCGGGTGATATGCTCATTTGGGATCTTCCTTTGCCAGAACCAAACCATGGCGATTTATTGGCGGTTTTTAGTACAGGTGCATACGGGTATGCAATGAGCAACAATTATAATCGTATTCCGCGGCCGGCTGTTGTTTTCGTTGAAAATGGGGAATCCCAGCTCGTTATTAAAAGAGAAACTTACGAAGATTTGCTTTCTCACGACTTGCCTATTAAAAATGCACTCACAAATTCTTAA